In one Arenibacter antarcticus genomic region, the following are encoded:
- a CDS encoding sigma-70 family RNA polymerase sigma factor, with the protein MTKQLLNPDTWVDSYSDYLFNYAVTRVNDAEIAKDLVQETFFAGLKSAKNFKGEAAERTWLISILKRKVIDHYRKINSKKAKSMIRISQNRDTETDGNFLEQQVADPVSLLENSEIENEELGMAIYECISKLPKKQALAFTLKTINGLSTEEVCKELNINPSNLWVILHRARTALMDCLNTNWFKI; encoded by the coding sequence ATGACGAAGCAATTATTAAATCCAGACACTTGGGTAGATAGTTATTCCGACTATCTATTCAATTATGCGGTAACCCGGGTAAACGATGCGGAAATAGCCAAGGACTTAGTTCAGGAAACTTTTTTCGCAGGATTAAAGTCGGCTAAAAATTTTAAAGGGGAGGCCGCTGAGCGCACTTGGCTGATCTCTATTTTAAAACGCAAAGTAATTGACCACTATCGCAAGATAAACTCAAAGAAAGCAAAATCTATGATCCGTATTTCCCAAAACAGGGATACGGAGACCGACGGCAATTTTTTGGAGCAACAGGTTGCAGATCCTGTAAGTCTTTTAGAGAACAGCGAAATAGAAAATGAGGAATTGGGAATGGCAATCTATGAATGTATCAGCAAACTCCCCAAGAAACAGGCTTTGGCCTTTACCTTAAAAACCATAAACGGCTTAAGCACCGAAGAGGTGTGTAAGGAGCTAAATATAAATCCGTCTAATTTATGGGTAATCCTTCACAGAGCAAGGACCGCACTAATGGATTGCTTAAACACTAATTGGTTCAAAATATGA
- a CDS encoding rhodanese-like domain-containing protein, with protein MRFVFVWLIVVGLFTGCVQEVKGDLPISQFNQELLDENAVLIDVRTPEEFSAGHLDNSININWLASDFADKFKGIDRDKIIYVYCKVGGRSTKAQEKLQAMGYSKVVNLSGGYDTWKAKE; from the coding sequence ATGAGATTCGTATTTGTTTGGTTAATAGTAGTTGGCCTGTTCACAGGCTGTGTACAAGAAGTAAAAGGCGATTTACCCATAAGCCAATTTAACCAAGAGTTGCTTGATGAAAATGCAGTTCTTATAGATGTTAGAACCCCTGAGGAATTTAGTGCTGGACACTTGGATAATTCCATAAACATAAATTGGTTGGCTTCCGATTTTGCAGATAAGTTTAAGGGTATAGATAGAGATAAAATCATTTATGTATACTGCAAAGTAGGCGGTCGTAGTACCAAAGCACAAGAAAAGTTACAGGCTATGGGGTATTCTAAAGTGGTTAATCTCTCTGGAGGCTATGATACCTGGAAGGCAAAAGAATAA
- a CDS encoding M3 family metallopeptidase: protein MINPLLSPFDTAPFSKIRNEHFKPAILQAIEDARKEIDAIAESTEQLTFENTIAALDFSGQQLDRVTSVFFNLNSAETNAEIQKIAQEISPLLSEFSNDITLNQDLFKKVKAVYNQKDQLELTPEEHTLLDKKYKGFSRNGANLPEDKKKRLREIDTELSRLKLQFGENVLAETNKYEMHLTKESDLDGLPDGEKEAAAHLAKTKDKTGWVITLDYPSYIPFMKYASNRNLRKELSLAFGSKGFHKNELDNQENILNITRLRYERAVLLGYKSHAHYVLEERMAETPEKVAEFLDELQTMAKPAAKREFLQLEDFAKELDNIDRLEKWDSAYYSEKLKQKLFDLDDEKLKPFFKLENVIAGVFKVAEKLFGLQFEEVFDVEKYHPDVKTYRIYDGDNTMVSLFYADFHPRPGKRGGAWMTSYKSQYIHHGKNVRPHISNVCNFTKPTASKPSLLTFNEVTTLFHEFGHALHGMLANTIYPGLSGTSVYWDFVELPSQILENWCYEKEALELFATHYKTGETIPMEYVTKIKESATFQEGMATMRQLSFGMLDMSWHAADPTGITDVKAQELKAFKDTDLFPDVSETCMSTSFSHIFQGGYSSGYYSYKWAEVLDADAFAYFKENGIFNTEIANKFKDNILSKGGTENPMELYKRFRGSEPKLEPLLERAGLLAK from the coding sequence ATGATCAATCCTTTATTATCCCCATTTGATACGGCACCATTTTCCAAAATAAGGAACGAGCACTTTAAGCCTGCAATTTTACAGGCCATAGAAGATGCCAGAAAAGAAATCGATGCCATTGCCGAATCCACAGAGCAACTTACCTTTGAGAATACCATTGCTGCTCTCGACTTTTCAGGACAACAATTGGACCGCGTCACCAGTGTGTTTTTTAATCTCAATTCGGCGGAAACCAATGCCGAAATTCAGAAAATAGCTCAGGAAATATCACCATTACTATCAGAATTCAGCAATGACATCACCCTTAACCAAGACCTATTTAAAAAGGTAAAAGCAGTCTACAACCAAAAGGACCAACTAGAGCTCACTCCTGAAGAGCACACCTTATTGGACAAAAAATACAAGGGTTTTAGTAGGAACGGCGCCAATTTACCAGAAGACAAAAAGAAACGTTTACGGGAGATCGATACGGAACTCTCCAGACTGAAATTGCAGTTTGGCGAAAATGTTTTGGCGGAGACCAACAAATACGAAATGCACCTCACTAAGGAGTCCGACTTGGATGGACTCCCTGACGGAGAAAAGGAGGCCGCGGCACATTTGGCAAAAACCAAAGATAAAACCGGATGGGTAATCACTTTAGATTACCCAAGCTATATCCCTTTCATGAAATATGCCTCCAATAGGAATTTGCGAAAGGAACTTTCCTTAGCTTTTGGCAGCAAGGGATTCCATAAGAATGAATTGGACAATCAGGAGAATATCCTCAACATAACCAGACTCAGGTATGAAAGGGCGGTGTTACTGGGATATAAATCTCATGCCCATTATGTTTTGGAGGAGCGCATGGCCGAAACTCCTGAAAAAGTAGCCGAATTCCTCGATGAATTGCAAACCATGGCCAAGCCAGCCGCCAAACGGGAATTTTTACAATTGGAGGATTTTGCCAAGGAACTGGACAATATAGACCGATTGGAAAAATGGGACAGCGCCTATTATTCCGAAAAATTGAAACAAAAACTTTTTGATTTGGACGATGAAAAGCTAAAGCCCTTTTTTAAATTGGAAAATGTTATTGCAGGAGTCTTTAAGGTTGCCGAAAAATTATTCGGACTGCAATTTGAAGAAGTTTTTGATGTTGAAAAGTATCACCCAGATGTAAAAACCTACCGCATCTACGATGGGGATAATACTATGGTATCCCTATTTTATGCCGACTTTCACCCTAGACCAGGGAAAAGGGGAGGCGCATGGATGACCTCCTATAAATCCCAATACATACACCATGGAAAAAATGTACGCCCACATATCTCCAATGTCTGTAATTTCACCAAACCCACAGCCTCAAAGCCGTCGCTACTTACCTTTAACGAGGTAACCACTTTGTTCCATGAATTTGGGCACGCTTTACACGGGATGCTAGCCAATACGATCTACCCTGGACTTTCAGGAACCTCTGTATACTGGGACTTTGTAGAATTACCGAGCCAGATCTTAGAAAACTGGTGCTACGAAAAAGAAGCTTTAGAACTTTTTGCCACCCACTATAAAACCGGGGAAACTATACCCATGGAATACGTGACAAAGATAAAGGAATCGGCCACCTTCCAAGAAGGGATGGCTACCATGCGACAATTGAGTTTTGGCATGCTAGATATGTCTTGGCATGCAGCAGATCCCACTGGGATTACCGATGTGAAAGCTCAAGAATTAAAAGCATTTAAAGATACAGACCTTTTTCCAGACGTTTCGGAAACCTGTATGAGCACTTCATTTTCTCATATTTTTCAAGGAGGATATTCTTCTGGCTATTACAGCTATAAATGGGCAGAAGTATTGGATGCAGATGCTTTTGCCTATTTTAAGGAGAACGGAATTTTCAATACGGAAATCGCCAATAAATTTAAGGATAACATCCTCTCCAAAGGCGGGACAGAAAATCCTATGGAACTCTATAAGAGATTTAGGGGCAGCGAACCTAAACTGGAACCGCTATTGGAAAGAGCAGGACTTTTAGCAAAATAG
- the purE gene encoding 5-(carboxyamino)imidazole ribonucleotide mutase — translation MSKVAVVMGSTSDLPVMQEAIDILRGFDIEVDVDIVSAHRTPEKLFEFSKNAHIKGYSVIIAGAGGAAHLPGMVASMSPLPVIGVPVKSSNSIDGWDSVLSILQMPGGVPVATVALNGAKNAGILAAQIIGSSDKCILDKIILYKEGLKLKVIEGAKLVRGEK, via the coding sequence ATGAGTAAAGTAGCAGTAGTTATGGGAAGTACCAGTGACCTCCCTGTAATGCAGGAAGCCATTGATATATTAAGGGGGTTTGACATTGAGGTTGATGTGGACATTGTTTCTGCACATCGCACCCCGGAAAAATTATTCGAATTTAGTAAAAACGCCCATATAAAAGGGTATTCTGTAATCATAGCTGGTGCTGGTGGCGCAGCCCATTTACCCGGAATGGTGGCTTCTATGTCGCCTTTACCTGTAATTGGCGTACCTGTAAAGAGCAGTAATTCTATTGACGGCTGGGATTCCGTACTCTCAATCCTGCAAATGCCAGGAGGAGTGCCGGTTGCCACAGTTGCTCTTAATGGCGCCAAAAATGCAGGGATATTGGCAGCTCAAATCATCGGGAGTTCTGACAAATGCATATTGGACAAGATTATCTTATACAAGGAAGGCCTAAAGCTAAAGGTGATTGAAGGTGCTAAATTGGTTCGCGGAGAAAAGTAA
- a CDS encoding 5-(carboxyamino)imidazole ribonucleotide synthase: MNYFSSDFKLGILGGGQLGKMMLYETRKFDIHTKVMDPSPDAPSRIACDEFIEGDLMDYDAVYNLGKKVDVLTIEIENVNLSALIKLEEEGLKVYPPTRTLRIIQNKAKQKLFYVDNNIPTADFQRFAYKSEIEDSIDNGGVKFPFIWKAAQFGYDGQGVKVVRKMEDLKDLPSGECITEVLVPFKNELAVIVARSANGEVRTYPVVEMEFHPEANQVEYVICPARISDSVAKKAIEIALKVSDKMEHVGILAVEMFQTQDDQILVNEVAPRPHNSGHYSIEASYTNQFEQHIRAILNLPLGNTESKLAGIMVNLVGAEGHTGNVVYQNMEEILRLDGVTPHIYGKKQTRPFRKMGHVSIVNNDIDKARQIAELVKNTIKVISQ; this comes from the coding sequence ATGAACTATTTTTCTTCTGATTTTAAATTGGGAATTCTTGGTGGCGGACAGTTGGGCAAGATGATGTTGTATGAGACCCGAAAATTTGATATCCACACCAAGGTAATGGATCCATCTCCCGATGCTCCATCCAGAATTGCCTGCGACGAATTTATCGAAGGAGATTTAATGGACTACGATGCGGTCTACAACCTTGGAAAAAAGGTAGATGTCCTCACCATTGAAATTGAAAATGTAAACTTAAGTGCTCTGATAAAATTAGAGGAAGAGGGATTAAAAGTATATCCCCCTACCCGCACCCTGCGCATTATCCAGAATAAAGCAAAACAAAAATTATTCTATGTGGACAATAATATTCCCACGGCCGATTTTCAACGTTTTGCATACAAAAGCGAGATAGAGGACAGCATAGATAACGGGGGAGTAAAATTTCCATTTATTTGGAAGGCAGCACAATTTGGCTATGACGGTCAGGGAGTAAAGGTGGTCCGTAAGATGGAAGATTTGAAGGACCTACCTTCCGGTGAATGTATCACGGAAGTATTAGTGCCCTTTAAAAATGAACTTGCTGTTATAGTTGCCCGAAGCGCCAATGGCGAAGTAAGGACCTATCCCGTAGTAGAAATGGAATTCCACCCAGAGGCCAATCAGGTAGAATACGTTATATGTCCAGCACGCATCTCAGATTCAGTAGCCAAAAAAGCTATTGAAATAGCGCTAAAGGTCTCGGACAAAATGGAACATGTGGGTATTTTGGCGGTAGAAATGTTCCAGACCCAAGACGATCAGATCTTAGTAAACGAAGTTGCCCCAAGACCACACAACAGCGGCCATTACAGTATTGAAGCTAGTTATACCAATCAGTTTGAACAACATATTCGCGCTATTCTAAACCTACCCCTAGGCAATACAGAAAGCAAGCTAGCAGGCATTATGGTAAATTTGGTAGGAGCTGAAGGGCATACCGGCAATGTAGTGTACCAAAACATGGAGGAAATTCTTAGGTTAGACGGAGTTACCCCCCATATCTATGGAAAAAAACAAACTAGACCTTTTCGGAAAATGGGGCATGTCTCCATCGTTAACAACGATATAGACAAGGCTAGGCAGATAGCGGAACTAGTGAAAAATACAATTAAAGTGATCAGCCAATAA
- a CDS encoding adenylate kinase: MIKLHDKYFKPFISEGEILSAIKKVADAIAEDYKGEVPIFVGVLNGSFMFVSDFLKAYQHPCEVSFVKLSSYQGLTSTGIVETLLDVPENIEGRSVIILEDIIDTGRTVKKLIDIFSATNVKEFKIATMFYKSEVYNGEYDIDYFGMKIEDRFIVGYGLDYNELGRNLKEVYQLNQKHMINLVLFGKPGAGKGTQASFLKEKYNLKHISTGDVFRYNIKNGTELGTLAKLYIDKGELVPDEVTIKMLQDEVEKNAEASGFIFDGFPRTTAQAKALDDFLISKQMKIDATIALEANDEILINRLLERGKISGRSDDQDEGKIRNRFEEYNEKTAPLKDYYDIQGKFHSVNGIGSIEDITSRLAKVIEELQEV; encoded by the coding sequence TTGATAAAGCTTCACGATAAATATTTTAAGCCTTTTATAAGCGAGGGCGAAATTCTGTCCGCAATTAAAAAGGTGGCAGATGCCATAGCAGAGGACTATAAAGGGGAAGTTCCCATTTTTGTAGGGGTCCTTAATGGGTCTTTTATGTTCGTGTCCGACTTTCTTAAAGCATATCAACACCCATGTGAGGTCTCATTTGTAAAATTAAGTTCGTATCAGGGGCTTACCTCAACAGGGATCGTGGAAACTTTATTGGATGTCCCTGAAAATATAGAGGGACGTAGTGTTATTATTTTGGAAGATATTATCGATACTGGTAGAACGGTTAAAAAATTGATCGATATATTTTCCGCTACCAACGTAAAGGAATTTAAGATCGCTACCATGTTTTACAAATCGGAAGTCTATAATGGAGAGTACGATATTGACTATTTTGGAATGAAGATCGAGGATAGGTTTATTGTTGGTTATGGATTGGATTATAACGAATTAGGAAGAAATTTAAAAGAAGTATATCAACTTAACCAAAAACACATGATCAACCTCGTTTTGTTTGGAAAACCCGGTGCTGGAAAGGGTACGCAGGCCTCATTTTTAAAAGAAAAATATAATCTAAAACACATTTCCACAGGGGATGTATTTAGGTACAATATCAAGAATGGAACAGAGCTGGGTACACTAGCGAAACTCTATATAGATAAGGGGGAATTGGTTCCCGATGAGGTTACCATTAAAATGCTGCAGGATGAAGTAGAGAAGAATGCCGAGGCCAGTGGATTTATTTTTGATGGTTTTCCAAGGACTACCGCGCAAGCAAAGGCTTTAGATGATTTCTTGATTTCTAAGCAGATGAAAATTGATGCTACTATCGCCCTAGAGGCAAATGATGAGATCTTGATAAATAGGTTGTTAGAGCGTGGAAAGATCAGTGGTAGGTCCGATGATCAAGATGAAGGTAAGATCCGTAACCGATTTGAGGAATACAATGAAAAAACAGCTCCTTTAAAGGACTATTACGATATTCAAGGAAAATTTCACAGTGTAAACGGAATAGGTTCCATTGAGGATATTACCAGTCGTTTGGCCAAAGTGATCGAAGAACTGCAGGAGGTCTAA